In the genome of Cryptomeria japonica chromosome 8, Sugi_1.0, whole genome shotgun sequence, one region contains:
- the LOC131070841 gene encoding uncharacterized protein LOC131070841 — translation MEVTLLANKFFMVTFICLADHNRVFEGGPYFYNQVGLFVKPWHAGFNPSEELPNQVPVWVRLPRFPIECCREDVLQMLAMKLGKPVGPSTQTLGKKVMTFARMCVELDLSRPLPDAVEMCVGSHSWVQQLDYETFPFRCRLCHEYGHLVHRCPKARLAEKQPPPPPRSSSGDVKGMKPIGGEGMDAEGFVQQEINPGFISTDQFVADSRVENTPSIPIPASHTESTMPMVTEGQSGAQAIVGINVDMRQGEESAAIQT, via the exons ATGGAGGTAACGTTGCTAGCAAACAAATTTTTCATGGTTACATTTATTTGCCTGGCAGATCACAATAGGGTTTTTGAGGGGGGGCCCTACTTTTACAACCAGGTTGGGCTTTTCGTCAAGCCATGGCATGCAGGATTTAATCCTTCCGAAGAGCTTCCGAATCAGGTTCCGGTGTGGGTTCGATTACCCAGATTTCCTATAGAATGTTGCCGCGAGGATGTTCTTCAGATGCTTGCAATGAAGCTCGGAAAGCCAGTGGGACCTTCAACACAAACCTTGGGTAAGAAAGTTATGACTTTTGCCCGAATGTGTGTGGAACTTGACTTGAGTAGGCCATTGCCAGATGCGGTGGAAATGTGTGTAGGATCACATTCTTGGGTGCAACAATTGGATTATGAGACCTTCCCATTCCGTTGTCGCCTTTGTCATGAATATGGCCACTTGGTGCATAGATGCCCAAAGGCCAGGTTAGCAGAAAAGCAACCCCCGCCTCCGCCTCGCAGCAGTTCTGGTGATGTTAAAGGCATGAAGCCTATTGGTGGTGAAGGCATGGATGCTGAGGGCTTTGTTCAG CAAGAAATTAATCCTGGATTCATCAGTACAGATCAATTTGTGGCAGATTCTAGAGTTGAGAATACTCCCTCCATTCCTATCCCTGCTTCTCATACGGAGTCAACCATGCCTATGGTCACGGAAGGACAGTCAGGAGCTCAAGCGATAGTAGGGATAAATGTTGATATGCGACAGGGAGAAGAGAGTGCTGCTATTCAAACATGA